Sequence from the Acomys russatus chromosome 12, mAcoRus1.1, whole genome shotgun sequence genome:
ATCACTGCACAAAGCACTTAATAATTGCAGCAAATTgagggggataacaattgagatgtaatcagaacaaattaattaaataaaaacaaaacaacaacaacaaaaaattagaaTTGCAGCAAATGAAAGAATAAGGGTTGTTTTGctctataaatatttaacaaattgaTTTTTACAATGGAAAGAATCTAACTATATGGACATCCAGCTGTTTGCTAAAGGTGTGTCTTCTTAATTAAGGCAGTTTATGTGTAGAGCTAAAAATGACTTTAGAGTTTCAAATGCTGCAGGACAATGCAATGGTTAAAATGAAGACGGAAGTATCTGTAATCGTGTGAGCTGGCTGCCTGTTCCCTTTAGGAATGAGGTGCCGGCTGCAGAGCGCTTTATCTAGGCGCCCCGATCAGGAGGCACACAGAGGTCGCAATGCCAATTTCATCGACTGTGTTTTGCAGCGCCGGAGTCTTGGGTTTTAGGGAAGGACTTGCGGTTGCTATGGAACTGCTAATAACGATTGCGGCCCGCACCTCCATTCTTCATACGCCCGATCTCCAATAGAAAACCACTTAGATTTGGGCTGGAGGGCAGCAAACAAACTTTGGAGCAGGAATTAACTGGGCTCAGGCATTAGTGTCTTAATGTAGGAAATGACTTTCATTATAACCTTTACTTAACACTGGCAGCTTGGCTATGGAGGAGGAGCCTCTAGTTTCTTCTAGTGGATGGAATCATATGAGGCCCAAACTCCACAGGGGCTGAGCAATGCTAGCGTGGAGGCTTTCAGCAGACAATTAGTCCCCCAAAAGCATGGAGTTACGCAGAATTAATTTTTACCACCAATCTGTTTCTACTTTCATGTGTAAAAGGAACTAGTCTAATTAATAACAAAACTTGTTTAAGTCAGAAGAAGACATTCCCGATGAATGCTATCTatagatttaaaagaaataaatattgtaaaaaaaccattttttttgcTAGTTCCTTTGTGAGATTTTTGATCCATGGAATAAATGCCTTTTCCTCCCGAGTCATGTGCCGAAGATTCCGATCTCAGACCTTATTAATGTGGGACTGATACTTGGAGAAGCTAATCGAGTGCTAGCACTACAGGCACATAAAGTTAGGGGTGGCTTATTGGATGGGTGGGAAGAGTGCATATCTAATTTGGGGCTTCCCAGCATCACCAGGATGCAAACAATTCAACAATAATACGGAACAAATAGGTTCTATCTCAACAACTGCTGCGGCTGTAATCCCCATGGTATATGTTTCCCAACAATTATCTGGCCCGATTCTCTGTTTCATTGCTTGGAATTTTAAAGCTTTCACTGTGGAACATAGAATAAATGTGATTGTTCAGTAAAACTTGAGTTGTTTGCAGGCAGCTTCACCGACAAGCATCTAGTGCATAGGAATGATtaagaaagttgttttttttgtcttgtttttttggcCATGGGAATTAGAAATGTCTTCTGGACCTGTGGATCCCTCaactcctcaggcacagtcagtGACCGTGCCTTTACAGAAGGTGCAGCAAGGCTGCTTCAGGTGCTATGTAAAGGAGTCTCTATAGTCTGCGagactgcagaggacagaagtgtATCTGAGTGGACAAACCGAATGCACAGCTCCAAAGGTCGAGGCTTCCAGGACTATTGAAAGTATTGTAAGATGGGGTGCAGCACTGTCAAACGCAGATGGGATCATCAAATTAATCAAGCTGCTACGATAAACTCATGGGCTATAGAGCCGCAAGGTGGCATCAAGAAAGTTAGACTTGAAGAATGAGTGTTGGATTCCTAAATGAGATCCAGGGGATAAAAGAGAGCAGAGTTAATAGGCTAAATCCAGACCAAAACAATCGGCATTGCCGTTACATTCAGaggaacattttaaaatcaattccTTCTGTCTGTAAGATTGTTTTGCCAAACAAACTGACATTGTTATGTACTTCtcatttttggtttatttaatcTTCTTTCACACAGGCTTTGTTAGTTCAACAATTCAGTATTTTGGGGTTACATTTATTGCAAAATAGAAACATAGCTGAATAGGCTATACCGTCAACATACTTTATTCATCTCATCCTTTTCTCTTGAAGTCAGGGCACAGCTTGTGACTGCTGCCTCGGTCACCTCCACTTGTAAGATAAGTTGTGGTCCTGTACAGTAAGTAGAGAATTTGAACTCTGAGTCTCCTTTCTTTAGACTGCAGCTTAACAAAACATTGgcattttgtaataaaaaatagataaagcaACTTTTTAGTATGTTAGACAGAATGAACATACACATGACATAAAAATACTAGCATCTATTTATAAGTGAaattaatgtataaataaaatatcaccTGGAATGAAATTATCATtatgtgtaaaaaacaaaacaaagccaaaagaagaaaagacagcattttacCCTTCCTAAACATGCATGTTCGAACACCTTATTAACCTATATCATATTTGGAGGGGAAAGGTCACTTCAAAGTGGAAAATGTTTAAAGGATTATGTGACTGACCTTCCCAAAACAGTACACACTACTTCGTTCAGACTTACAGTTATTCCAATGTTAAAGAGAGAATCTCCTTTTGAATGTTCTCACAGAATGATGTGTACTGCCATTTAGTtagtaagaagaaccacagcTTTTATACCAGAATATCTGGTTATGTTATTTCATAATAGACTATGAAAATATTGAGAAGATAAGAGATATTCTTGCAAGATATATGAACTTCTTTAGTATTGCTAAAGagcaaaatagatttaaaatgtcAACATTTCACTTTTTAAGCacatcctttttttcctctttattgtCATTCTTTTTGGCATTCTTTGTCATTTATTTCTCTCAGTTTCCAATCTTTTTGTCTTAGTTTTCTATCTTAGTAGCTCTCTGCCACTAACTGCCCACCACAGCCTTTCAATCCCCCTACTTGCAATAAACAATTGTTTTTATAAGAGAATAACCAGCTGagcattctgcttttttttttttttttttttttttttttttttttttttagtaaatagtTTCTTCTTAAAATACAGAGTTACATCCTCAGCTTGCAGATTATGTGTGTTCTATAGCACATAGTTGGGAATAATCATTCACAGAATATGGGGAGAATTCACTACACTATTTCTACACTATTCAGCAAGCTGATAGAATGACCAAACAATAGATCACATTTTATGACTACTATGATAAATAGCCTCTAGTTTTTCTCACTAAGCCAAATAGATTGGTGATTTGTTTTTCAACTGTTCCGTTTCTTTCTTCTTGCAATATTGGAAAAATTCTGCAGAAACAGAACCTAAGAACAAAGTAGAAGTGGAATTCCTGGCAATTTGCTTCTGTGATCCCAGATATATCTGAGGCTACTGTATGGCCAGTGCTTAGGGCCTGGGCAGTCACAGTGGGGAGCAGGCAGAGATGAAGGGCTGCAGAAGTGGCTTCCAGGATGCAGACACGTCTGGGTTCTgcgtctgcccccccccccccccccgcttctggCTGTGCACTTAGGCAGTCTGGTTGACGTGAAACACAGCCGGCTGGACCTGTTTCTCActggcttcctctgcctcctccgaGTTGAGCATGTAGCCACTCTCATAGCGCACCTGCTGTGCCTGCTGGAGAGCCACGgactcctcctcttcatcttccacAATGGTCAGGTCAGCGTTGCTGCCCACACCGGAGTTGTTCCCTCTCAAAGCCGGCTTCTCAGCATCTTCTGCGCTGCCCTCCACCAGGCCGCTGGGGAGGCTTGCTTCGGAAAGCCCCTCTGTGAATGAGCCCTCCTCACGGTCATCCTGCACCTGGTCTTCTAACTTGGTCTCATTTTCCACAGAGCTTTCTCCCTCCCGGACTTTCTTCCGGccaaaggagaggggagaaaccTTGAAGGGGGAGCTTTTCCCTGAAGATGCTTTCTGGTGGTTGGGTGTGAGAGATTTCTtaatcttttctctcctctcaacAGATACGATCTTTGTCCCCAGCTTGTTCATCTTTTTTTCGATGTTCTGGCGGGAAAAGGCTTTCTTGAGGCTATCTACTTTCTTGAGGCtggatctttttaatttttctgccctgctttcttccatcttttcctcTGCGCTATCTTCCAGGGCTTCTTCATCACGGGGCAATTCGTCATCGGAGGAGAGGTCCACGTTGTGTAGAGTTTCCTCCAGGGACTTGTTCTCATCAGCAAGCTCCTCCTGGCCTTCGGCAGGGCTGGGAACCGGCTCCTTCACAAACACACTGGCAGGGATCTCACTTTCTTCCTGAAACGAAGGGCAGTGTGGGTTTACGATAAAGGCACATTTCACACACAGTCCTCAAGTGCTGTAATTTGGGTTTGTGTTCTGGGCAACAGAAATGATAGAAGCCAACTGTGGCTTTCTGGAACAGGAAGCATTCATTCTAATTTGGGTCCAGTCAGTCACCTTGGGCTGGATAAGGCCAAGGCTTGCTAGTGGAAGTACCATGAGGGTAACTGGCAAGGGCACTATCAGTgacaggcagagggaagtggCTTGACTCAAATAGGCCAGGAAGCAACCCAGATAAAGGGAATAAAGTAATTATAACACTGTGAACCCAGAGGCCTCTCCTACCTTCCTTCAGGTCAGGGAGCACAGTTTCTGTCAAAATCCCACTACAAAAGAGCCCAAAGGTTAAGCTGGAAAATACGTAACGAGGCACAGAAGAGCGCTGAGAAGTCCTTAAGTGCGAACAAACATTGCAGAAACCTGGATCTGGTCCCCTTTTCCTCCACTGGGCAGTAGAAGGGATGGTTGGGTTGACCagtatcaacacacacacacacacacacacacacacacacacacacacacacacaccccacgtgcacacgggcacacatgcacacatgcatggtgtgcacacacacagagacatacacatacagagacacgcactcacaaacacacagatatactcatagacaaaaacatacacaaaggcacacacacagagacatgcacacacagatacacacactcacagaatacacatacacacactcacacacacatgccacgtgcacacgcgcacacatgcacacgcacacatgcatggtatgcacacacacagagacatacacacacaaagacacacactcacagacacacacagatacacccatacacagacacatacacaaaggcaaacacatacccacagacacacacacacacacagacatacacactcacagacacacacacacatatacacacacataattagtGACATAATTCAGGATTAGCCTTCCCTGACTGGGCCTACTCATGAACCCCACAGTTCAGGATGTGCTTTTTGGCAGTTGGTAAGGGATCTAGCACCACAAAATGTGTGGCCAGGCATGGCATCAAGCTTCTAGTATGAAGTATCTTCGGCCTCATCTCCAGCTAAGAGTGAGGGGAGAAGCCGGGGAACCCGCCCTCCAGCCTCCCAGCATGCCTGGCCTCGAGCTTCTCACATAGGCAAATGTGGCCTCTCATAGAATGTCAGGGAATGGTAGAGCCAGAGAATTTGTCTGCAAAGTGCAAAGCTGCTTGCTGAGAGACTTGAATATAGACAGATCTAGGCCACATAGTATAAGAGCACCTTTGAATTTTAAGTGCTTTTTCCCCCCACTGTTACGTGAGAATCCATAATCATAGTACTTGCACGtttttcataaaaaataatgGCACAAGATGGAGGATTGTGCCTAAGGCCTGAGTGTGTCTTCGCTGTCCTGCTAAATGGCTGTGCGGCTTCAACAAATAGCTTAATCTCCTTGGGTTCCTGCCCCTTCCAAATATGAACTAGAGGATTTGACCTAGAGTAGCAGCTTTCAAAACGCACTCTCAGGGCCATCAGGGGTTCTGCAGGAATGTAAACAGGGCACGGATCCAAACTCCTTCCCACCTGCGCTGCACTCAGAGCTCCAGGTGACCTGACGGCATGTCGGCTAGCCCAGCACACTGCAGCCTGTGAATCTGAAAGTCTGTCTGTCCTCCCCGATGCCTGTCTTTCTCATGCTAGAAGGTGTTGTGCAGGCTGCTCTGACACAGAAAACACACCAGTCATCTTACACAGTACTGGACCCTGCATCCTGTAATACAAGGTGTAGCTGCTGGTACAATAGTGGTATGGCTGTTATGGGGGTAGctaactgctttctgattggatttgaagcCTGCTTCACAGGAAGGGCTTTTATTCCAGGGACTGTAACCTTAGTCAAAGCCTGTGGCTAGGGAGATCATAGTCCCTGGTATTCTGCTATAGTTATTTTGCTTAATGCTCATGATGTCAAAGCAGCTTTTAAATCCTGAGGTTTGTAATCGTAGACCAGGGCCATTCTGATCCTTAGTCACAGAAGCTTCTCTCCGCAGTGGGCGGCAGTCAATAGAAAGATCCATAAGTGGTCACAGGCTGAGAATAAGAGACAATGCTTAGTTCTAAATGCCCATCTATAGcaaccctcctcccctcccgAAGGCTCGGGCAACGCCGAGGAACAGAGGTGGACAGATTGAGAGTGCCGCAGGGTAGGAGAAGTGTGTAATATCCTGTCTTCTGTACATGCCATAGCTATCACAgccgtgaactcacagcaactgggGCCACCTGCAAAAGATAAGCTCACCCCAAACTTCAGCACAGATGGTGTAGTGATCTTCCACGCCCCCTCCTTAAATGGGTAATTCCCAGGAGTCCTTTTCGATGGGAACTTGTGATGAGAACAGCTTGTCATGCTTCGAGCTGAAGCTGCTTCTGGTTCGTGGGCACA
This genomic interval carries:
- the Cavin2 gene encoding caveolae-associated protein 2, with amino-acid sequence MGEDAAQAEKFQHPNSDMRHEKPSSPSPMPSSTPSPSLNLGSTDEAIRDNSQVNAVTVQTLLEKLVNMLDAVRENQHNMERRQINLEGSVKGIQNDLTKLSKYQASTSNTVSKLLEKSRKVSAHTRAVRERLERQCAQVKRLESNHAQLLRRNHFKVLIFQEESEIPASVFVKEPVPSPAEGQEELADENKSLEETLHNVDLSSDDELPRDEEALEDSAEEKMEESRAEKLKRSSLKKVDSLKKAFSRQNIEKKMNKLGTKIVSVERREKIKKSLTPNHQKASSGKSSPFKVSPLSFGRKKVREGESSVENETKLEDQVQDDREEGSFTEGLSEASLPSGLVEGSAEDAEKPALRGNNSGVGSNADLTIVEDEEEESVALQQAQQVRYESGYMLNSEEAEEASEKQVQPAVFHVNQTA